The following proteins are co-located in the Vidua macroura isolate BioBank_ID:100142 chromosome 29, ASM2450914v1, whole genome shotgun sequence genome:
- the LOC128820542 gene encoding scale keratin-like: MSCYDLCPPRTSTDLCPPRTSVAVPQPIAESCNELCARQCPDSSAFIQPPPVVVTFPGPILSSFPQQAVVGSSGAPAFGGSLGLGGLYGAGATQASGGLCTFGRAYAAPACSPCAWPRYSKKLWDTCGPC, encoded by the coding sequence ATGTCCTGCTACGACCTGTGCCCCCCCAGGACCAGCACAGACCTGTGCCCGCCCAGAACCAGCgtggctgtgccccagcccatCGCTGAGAGCTGCAACGAGCTGTGCGCCCGCCAGTGCCCCGACTCCTCTGCCTTCATCCAGCCTCCACCCGTGGTGGTCACCTTCCCcggccccatcctcagctccttcccccagcaggcCGTGGTGGGCTCCTCCGGAGCACCGGCCTTTGGcggctccctggggctgggcggCCTCTACGGCGCCGGCGCCACCCAGGCCTCGGGGGGCCTCTGCACCTTTGGCAGGGCCTacgctgctcctgcctgcagcccttgcGCCTGGCCCCGCTACAGCAAGAAGCTCTGGGACACCTGTGGGCCCTGCTAG
- the LOC128820545 gene encoding scale keratin-like — translation MSCYDLCPPRTSTDLCPPRTSVAVPQPIAESCNELCARQCPDSSAFIQPPPVVVTFPGPILSSFPQQAVVGSSGAPAFGGSLGLGGLYGTGATQASGGLCTFGRAYAAPACSPCAWPRYSKKLWDTCGPC, via the coding sequence ATGTCCTGCTACGACCTGTGCCCCCCCAGGACCAGCACAGACCTGTGCCCGCCCAGAACCAGCgtggctgtgccccagcccatCGCTGAGAGCTGCAACGAGCTGTGCGCCCGCCAGTGCCCCGACTCCTCTGCCTTCATCCAGCCTCCACCTGTGGTGGTCACCTTCCCcggccccatcctcagctccttcccccagcaggcCGTGGTGGGCTCCTCCGGAGCACCGGCCTTTGGcggctccctggggctgggcggCCTCTACGGCACCGGCGCCACCCAGGCCTCGGGGGGCCTCTGCACCTTTGGCAGGGCCTACGCTGCTCCCGCCTGCAGCCCTTGCGCCTGGCCCCGCTACAGCAAGAAGCTCTGGGACACCTGCGGGCCCTGCTAG
- the LOC128820548 gene encoding scale keratin-like: MSCYDLCPPRTSTDLCPPRTSVAVPQPIAESCNELCARQCPDSSAFIQPPPVVVTFPGPILSSFPQQAVVGSSGAPAFGGSLGLGGLYGAGATQASGGLCTFGRAYAAPACSPCAWPRYSKKLWDTCGPC; the protein is encoded by the coding sequence ATGTCCTGCTACGACCTGTGCCCCCCCAGGACCAGCACAGACCTGTGCCCGCCCAGAACCAGCgtggctgtgccccagcccatCGCTGAGAGCTGCAACGAGCTGTGCGCCCGCCAGTGCCCCGACTCCTCTGCCTTCATCCAGCCTCCACCCGTGGTGGTCACCTTCCCcggccccatcctcagctccttcccccagcaggcCGTGGTGGGCTCCTCCGGAGCACCGGCCTTTGGcggctccctggggctgggcggCCTCTATGGCGCCGGCGCCACCCAGGCCTCGGGGGGCCTCTGCACCTTTGGCAGGGCCTacgctgctcctgcctgcagcccttgcGCCTGGCCCCGCTACAGCAAGAAGCTCTGGGACACCTGCGGGCCCTGCTAG